One Streptomyces sp. B21-105 genomic region harbors:
- the phoU gene encoding phosphate signaling complex protein PhoU, whose product MRDAYHEELDSIGDSLVEMARLVGSAIGRATTAILDSDLKLAESVIEADQRVDELQHDLEARAIALLARQQPVATDLRIVVTSLRMSADLERSGDLAQHVAKLARLRFPGRAVPHDLHATILEMGQLAQRLMAKAAEVIITKDVDLALQLEQDDDEMDLLHRTLFQHLLDDKWKHGIETAVDVTLLGRYYERFADHAVAVAKRVVFLVTGEHADELQQDLQPEIQPTTGAAGATGPSGAAGAGTEA is encoded by the coding sequence ATGCGGGACGCGTACCACGAGGAACTGGACTCGATCGGCGACAGCCTGGTGGAGATGGCCCGGCTGGTCGGGTCGGCGATCGGACGCGCCACGACCGCCATTCTCGACTCCGATCTGAAACTGGCCGAGAGCGTGATCGAGGCCGACCAGAGGGTCGACGAGCTGCAGCACGACCTGGAGGCGCGGGCCATAGCGCTGCTGGCCCGGCAGCAGCCGGTGGCGACGGACCTGCGGATCGTCGTCACGTCCCTGCGGATGTCGGCCGACCTGGAGCGGTCCGGCGACCTCGCCCAGCATGTGGCGAAGCTGGCCCGGCTGCGCTTCCCGGGCCGCGCGGTCCCGCACGACCTGCACGCCACGATCCTCGAGATGGGCCAGCTCGCGCAGCGCCTGATGGCGAAGGCGGCGGAGGTCATCATCACGAAGGACGTCGACCTGGCGCTCCAGCTGGAGCAGGACGACGACGAGATGGACCTGCTGCACCGCACGCTCTTCCAGCACCTGCTGGACGACAAGTGGAAGCACGGCATCGAGACGGCGGTCGACGTGACCCTGCTCGGCCGCTACTACGAGCGGTTCGCCGACCACGCGGTGGCCGTCGCGAAGCGTGTGGTGTTCCTGGTGACGGGCGAGCACGCGGACGAGCTCCAGCAGGACCTGCAGCCGGAGATCCAGCCGACGACGGGTGCGGCGGGCGCGACGGGCCCGTCAGGTGCGGCGGGTGCCGGGACCGAGGCATAG
- a CDS encoding SCO4226 family nickel-binding protein — protein sequence MTRFMDVHHGMHGITADQLLEAHRADLAIEGEESVHFERAWADPESGTVYCLSEAPSAEAVLRVHERTGHMADEIHPVPLEV from the coding sequence ATGACCCGCTTCATGGACGTCCACCACGGCATGCACGGCATCACGGCCGACCAGCTCCTCGAGGCCCACCGCGCGGACCTCGCCATCGAGGGTGAGGAGAGTGTGCACTTCGAACGCGCCTGGGCCGACCCGGAGTCCGGAACCGTGTACTGCCTGTCCGAGGCCCCCTCGGCGGAGGCCGTGCTCCGCGTCCACGAGCGCACCGGTCACATGGCGGACGAGATCCATCCGGTGCCGCTCGAGGTGTGA
- a CDS encoding DUF4232 domain-containing protein yields the protein MAAAVVLSASLVVTACQPTESPKPKPAQSTPAGSAPATSPSATSPTAAATSTTSGPTASATPTASAPDAPATPPPSSAPSASASASAPAGVAACAAKSLKVSAWQAAERPVGTGTGAAIVEFVNVSGKACVLKGHPSVAGAGNGSPEHNSPLAVTPTGSASPVTVAPGGKAWTKLTFVQVHGEADGYCKSGAVPSVYPTVVVGLPGSGSHQVALDDGQFAECDDTVTVTAVSAVKP from the coding sequence GTGGCTGCCGCAGTCGTCCTCTCGGCCTCCCTCGTCGTGACGGCGTGCCAGCCGACCGAGTCGCCGAAGCCCAAGCCCGCGCAGTCGACGCCCGCGGGTTCCGCGCCCGCGACCTCCCCGTCCGCGACCTCCCCCACCGCCGCCGCGACGTCCACCACGTCTGGCCCCACCGCCTCCGCGACCCCGACCGCCTCAGCGCCCGACGCCCCCGCCACCCCGCCGCCCTCCTCCGCTCCCTCGGCCTCCGCGTCCGCGTCCGCGCCCGCCGGCGTCGCGGCCTGCGCCGCGAAGAGCCTGAAGGTCTCCGCGTGGCAGGCCGCCGAGCGGCCGGTCGGGACGGGGACCGGGGCCGCGATCGTCGAGTTCGTCAACGTCTCCGGGAAGGCGTGCGTGCTCAAGGGGCATCCGTCCGTCGCGGGGGCCGGCAACGGGTCCCCCGAGCACAATTCCCCGCTCGCCGTCACGCCCACCGGGTCTGCCTCGCCGGTCACGGTGGCTCCGGGCGGCAAGGCCTGGACGAAGCTGACCTTCGTGCAGGTGCACGGCGAGGCCGACGGCTACTGCAAGTCCGGCGCGGTCCCGTCCGTGTACCCGACCGTCGTGGTCGGCCTGCCCGGCTCCGGATCGCACCAAGTGGCCCTCGACGACGGTCAGTTCGCCGAGTGCGACGACACGGTGACCGTCACCGCCGTCTCAGCGGTCAAGCCCTGA
- a CDS encoding dihydrofolate reductase family protein encodes MSELLIDFITSLDGYASGEGWPGFWGLEGPEYLAWLGEQPKATYLMGANTYRLMSGFAAGEVPAGQDEFRPEEEASVDELTQASKVVFSSSLEEPLTWANSTLVRDDAVEAVRAMKSSGSGLLSTIGSLSLCRSLLRAGLVDRFRVVMFPVITGATGEERIYDGYPDVALEMIEHRTFDGRTQMVEYKPRVLEHPPLAVAA; translated from the coding sequence ATGTCGGAGCTTCTCATCGACTTCATCACCTCCCTCGACGGCTACGCATCGGGAGAGGGATGGCCCGGGTTCTGGGGCCTCGAGGGCCCGGAGTACCTCGCATGGCTCGGCGAGCAGCCCAAGGCCACCTACCTGATGGGAGCGAACACCTACCGCCTGATGTCGGGCTTCGCCGCCGGCGAGGTCCCGGCGGGCCAGGACGAGTTCAGGCCCGAGGAAGAGGCGTCGGTCGACGAGCTCACGCAAGCGTCCAAGGTGGTGTTCTCCTCCTCACTCGAGGAGCCGCTGACATGGGCCAACTCCACGCTCGTCCGCGACGACGCCGTCGAGGCGGTCCGCGCCATGAAGTCGAGTGGCTCGGGACTCCTCAGCACGATCGGCAGCCTCAGCCTGTGCCGGTCCCTGCTGCGAGCCGGACTCGTCGACCGCTTCCGGGTCGTGATGTTCCCGGTGATCACCGGGGCCACGGGCGAGGAACGCATCTACGACGGCTATCCGGACGTCGCCCTCGAGATGATCGAGCACCGCACCTTCGACGGCCGCACCCAGATGGTCGAGTACAAGCCCCGCGTGCTCGAGCACCCGCCGCTCGCCGTCGCTGCGTGA
- a CDS encoding ribosomal protein L7/L12 translates to MADEYFLLVCDDVPHDVVLSDPGVRVMDVVQVVRRLTGLSLWRSKVLATQVPAVILACVPEEEAAAAVSALRDAGAQAETRRCPWQSARDTLTPD, encoded by the coding sequence ATGGCAGACGAGTACTTCTTGCTGGTGTGCGACGACGTGCCTCATGACGTAGTGCTCAGCGACCCTGGCGTCCGTGTGATGGACGTCGTCCAGGTCGTGCGTCGGCTCACGGGGCTGAGCCTGTGGCGCAGCAAGGTTCTTGCGACGCAGGTTCCCGCCGTCATCCTCGCCTGCGTGCCTGAGGAGGAAGCGGCGGCAGCCGTCTCGGCCCTCCGCGATGCGGGGGCCCAGGCAGAAACGAGAAGGTGTCCCTGGCAGTCTGCCAGGGACACCTTGACGCCTGACTAG
- a CDS encoding phosphoglyceromutase: MADAPYKLILLRHGESEWNAKNLFTGWVDVNLNEKGEKEAVRGGELLKDADLLPDVVHTSLQKRAIRTAQLALESADRHWIPVHRSWRLNERHYGALQGKDKAQTLAEFGEEQFMLWRRSYDTPPPALEDGTEFSQSADPRYASIPPELRPRTECLKDVVVRMLPYWYDGIVPDLLAGRTVLVAAHGNSLRALVKHLDGVSDADIAGLNIPTGIPLSYELDAAFKPLNPGGTYLDPEAAAAAIEAVKNQGKKK, from the coding sequence ATGGCCGACGCACCGTACAAGCTGATCCTCCTCCGCCACGGCGAGAGCGAGTGGAACGCGAAGAACCTGTTCACCGGCTGGGTGGACGTCAACCTCAACGAGAAGGGCGAGAAGGAGGCGGTCCGCGGTGGCGAACTCCTGAAGGACGCCGACCTCCTGCCCGACGTGGTCCACACGTCCCTCCAGAAGCGCGCGATCCGCACGGCGCAGCTGGCCCTCGAATCCGCCGACCGCCACTGGATCCCGGTCCACCGCTCCTGGCGCCTGAACGAGCGCCACTACGGCGCCCTCCAGGGCAAGGACAAGGCCCAGACCCTCGCGGAGTTCGGCGAGGAGCAGTTCATGCTCTGGCGCCGCTCCTACGACACCCCGCCCCCGGCCCTCGAGGACGGCACGGAGTTCTCCCAGAGCGCCGACCCCCGCTACGCGTCGATCCCGCCGGAGCTCCGCCCCCGCACGGAGTGCCTGAAGGACGTCGTCGTCCGGATGCTCCCCTACTGGTACGACGGCATCGTCCCCGACCTCCTCGCCGGCCGCACGGTCCTGGTCGCCGCCCACGGCAACTCCCTGCGCGCCCTGGTCAAGCACCTCGACGGCGTCTCGGACGCCGACATCGCGGGCCTGAACATCCCGACGGGCATTCCCCTCTCCTACGAACTCGACGCCGCCTTCAAGCCCCTCAACCCCGGCGGCACCTACCTCGACCCCGAGGCAGCCGCAGCAGCGATCGAAGCAGTGAAAAACCAGGGCAAGAAGAAGTAG
- a CDS encoding MDR family MFS transporter, with product MPVAVLRRAVRETLSGLPREFWWLWTSTLVNRLGGFVATFMALYLTLDRGYSASYAGLVVSLHGLGGVVSSLGGGVMADRLGRRPTLLVAQTCTAASVALLGFVEHPVATAGVAFLVGMASNASRPAVQAMMADIVRPEDRVRAFSLNYWAINLGFAVSSMAAGFIAEVSYRAGFLLEAGMTLVCAVVVFLKLPESRPVQTAKDVHDGDSVGMGTVLRDGRFMSVVGLSFLVALVFQQGGVGLPVAMGAAGFTPADYGMAIAVNGVLIVVLQIPVTRFIEHRDPRRLLVISSVLAGYGFGLTAFAGSVGVFALTVCVWTLAEIVNAPTQTGIVVRLSPTHGRGRYQGMYTLSWAVASLVAPVMSGVVIDRFGAEWLWGLCAVVGTVAGAGYAVLMRRLPDEESLAADEPVPADLPVLADLPVLADGPATGTSSPVTDSPVGDRPVGAAKPEVGAV from the coding sequence ATGCCTGTCGCCGTCCTGAGACGTGCCGTCCGAGAGACGCTCTCCGGACTGCCGCGCGAGTTCTGGTGGCTGTGGACCAGCACTCTCGTCAACCGGCTCGGCGGGTTCGTCGCGACCTTCATGGCGCTGTATCTGACCCTCGACCGCGGCTACTCCGCCTCCTACGCCGGGCTCGTGGTGTCGCTGCACGGGCTCGGCGGGGTCGTCTCGTCGCTCGGCGGCGGGGTCATGGCGGACCGGCTCGGACGGCGGCCCACGCTGCTCGTCGCCCAGACCTGCACCGCAGCCTCCGTGGCGCTGCTCGGGTTCGTGGAGCATCCGGTCGCCACCGCCGGGGTCGCCTTCCTCGTCGGGATGGCCTCCAACGCCTCCCGCCCGGCCGTGCAGGCGATGATGGCCGACATCGTGCGGCCCGAGGACCGGGTCCGCGCGTTCTCGCTGAACTACTGGGCCATCAACCTCGGATTCGCCGTCTCCTCCATGGCCGCCGGGTTCATCGCCGAGGTCAGCTACCGGGCCGGCTTCCTCCTCGAGGCGGGGATGACGCTGGTCTGCGCGGTCGTCGTCTTCCTCAAGCTGCCCGAGTCGCGGCCCGTGCAGACGGCCAAGGACGTCCACGACGGCGACTCGGTCGGGATGGGGACGGTCCTGCGCGACGGACGGTTCATGAGCGTCGTCGGGTTGTCCTTCCTCGTGGCGCTCGTCTTCCAGCAGGGCGGCGTGGGCCTGCCCGTGGCGATGGGCGCGGCCGGGTTCACGCCGGCCGACTACGGCATGGCGATCGCCGTGAACGGCGTGCTCATCGTCGTGCTGCAGATCCCCGTGACGCGGTTCATCGAGCACCGCGATCCGCGACGGCTCCTGGTGATCTCCTCGGTCCTCGCCGGGTACGGCTTCGGACTCACCGCGTTCGCCGGGTCGGTGGGCGTCTTCGCGCTCACCGTCTGCGTGTGGACGCTGGCCGAGATCGTCAACGCGCCGACGCAGACGGGGATCGTCGTCCGGCTCTCCCCCACCCACGGCCGCGGGCGCTATCAGGGCATGTACACGCTGTCGTGGGCGGTGGCGTCCCTGGTCGCCCCGGTGATGTCCGGTGTCGTGATCGACCGGTTCGGCGCGGAGTGGCTGTGGGGGCTGTGCGCGGTCGTCGGGACGGTGGCGGGCGCCGGGTACGCCGTGCTGATGCGGCGGCTGCCGGACGAGGAGTCCCTCGCCGCCGACGAGCCCGTCCCCGCCGACCTGCCCGTCCTCGCCGACCTGCCCGTCCTCGCCGACGGCCCCGCGACGGGGACCTCCTCCCCCGTCACCGACAGCCCGGTCGGCGACCGGCCGGTCGGCGCCGCGAAGCCCGAGGTCGGCGCCGTCTGA
- a CDS encoding DUF2000 domain-containing protein: protein MNSEPIRFDTKIAVLLREDLETWQRLNVTAFLVSGLGTELPEVIGEPYEDADGVPCLPMFRQPVLVFEGAEETLKTAHARVLSRSLPRAVFTSDLFTTGNDRDNRAAVRAVPTGELDLVGLAVYGPRNAVDKALKGARMHS, encoded by the coding sequence ATGAACAGTGAACCCATCCGATTCGACACGAAGATCGCCGTCCTGCTGCGCGAGGACCTGGAGACCTGGCAGCGGCTGAACGTCACCGCGTTCCTGGTGAGCGGACTCGGCACGGAGCTCCCCGAGGTGATCGGGGAGCCTTACGAGGACGCGGACGGCGTCCCGTGCCTGCCGATGTTCCGGCAGCCGGTGCTGGTCTTCGAGGGCGCCGAGGAGACCCTGAAGACCGCTCACGCGCGCGTGCTCTCCCGGTCCCTCCCGCGCGCGGTGTTCACGAGCGACCTCTTCACCACCGGCAACGACCGCGACAACCGCGCCGCCGTGCGGGCCGTCCCCACCGGCGAACTGGACCTGGTCGGGCTGGCCGTGTACGGCCCGAGGAACGCGGTGGACAAGGCGTTGAAGGGGGCGCGGATGCACTCCTGA
- a CDS encoding AraC family transcriptional regulator — translation MAARQEVSAWRPAVRGVVEVFHAHFTGYAYPMHVHEAWTLLIVDDGAVRYDLDRHEHGTPHDTVSLLPPHVPHNGSPVTSDGFRKRVLYLDAGVLGENLIGAAVDAPDLRDPVLRRRVGQLHSALARPGDELEADSRLALIGERLRVHLRDRRRPGPPRRDPGLARRLRELLDARVVEGLALEEAAGLVRAHPSHLVRAFSGAYGIAPHQYLTARRVNLARRLLLDGRPPGEVAAAAGFYDQAHLTRHFRRLVGVTPGRYGGGGRGGDKGGSGRKSSVR, via the coding sequence ATGGCAGCCCGGCAGGAGGTCTCCGCCTGGCGTCCGGCCGTGCGGGGCGTCGTGGAGGTCTTCCACGCCCACTTCACCGGGTACGCCTACCCGATGCACGTCCACGAGGCCTGGACGTTGCTCATCGTCGACGACGGCGCCGTCCGCTACGACCTGGACCGGCACGAGCACGGGACGCCGCACGACACCGTCTCGCTGCTGCCGCCGCACGTGCCGCACAACGGGTCGCCGGTCACCTCGGACGGCTTCCGCAAGCGGGTCCTGTACCTGGACGCCGGCGTGCTCGGCGAGAACCTCATCGGGGCCGCCGTCGACGCGCCCGACCTGCGTGATCCCGTGCTGCGGCGGCGGGTGGGGCAGTTGCACTCCGCGCTCGCGCGGCCCGGGGACGAGCTGGAGGCCGACAGCAGGCTGGCGCTGATCGGCGAGCGGCTGCGGGTCCATCTGCGGGACCGGCGGCGTCCCGGTCCGCCGCGCCGCGATCCCGGCCTGGCCCGCCGCCTGCGCGAACTGCTCGACGCGCGGGTCGTCGAGGGCCTGGCACTGGAGGAGGCGGCCGGGCTGGTGCGGGCCCATCCGTCGCATCTGGTGCGGGCGTTCAGCGGGGCGTACGGCATCGCCCCGCACCAGTACCTCACCGCCCGCCGCGTGAACCTGGCCCGTCGGCTCTTGCTGGACGGGCGGCCGCCGGGCGAGGTCGCTGCGGCGGCCGGGTTCTACGACCAGGCCCATCTCACCCGGCACTTCCGCAGGTTGGTGGGGGTCACACCCGGGCGGTACGGAGGCGGGGGCAGGGGAGGAGACAAAGGCGGGAGCGGGCGGAAGTCCTCCGTCCGGTGA
- a CDS encoding YbjN domain-containing protein has translation MGDVEKTAAQVIEDFLKDAELEWESPSPGSYVVQLPGARKLKTTVSLIVGRHSLSLNAFVVRHPDENEAGVHRWLLERNLKLYGVSYAVDPLGDVYVTARLPLATVTADEIDRLMGQVLEAADGAFNTLLELGFASAIRREYEWRVSRGESTRNLDAFAHLTQRPTDPEDAATG, from the coding sequence ATGGGTGACGTGGAGAAGACGGCCGCGCAGGTCATCGAGGACTTCCTGAAGGACGCGGAGCTGGAGTGGGAGAGCCCGTCGCCCGGCTCCTACGTGGTCCAACTCCCCGGCGCCCGCAAGCTCAAGACGACCGTCTCCCTCATCGTGGGCCGCCACTCCCTCTCCCTGAACGCGTTCGTCGTCCGCCATCCCGACGAGAACGAGGCCGGCGTCCACCGCTGGCTCCTGGAACGCAACCTCAAGCTGTACGGGGTGAGTTACGCCGTCGACCCGCTCGGCGACGTCTACGTCACCGCCCGGCTGCCCCTCGCCACCGTCACCGCCGACGAGATCGACCGCCTCATGGGCCAGGTCCTCGAGGCGGCCGACGGCGCGTTCAACACGCTGCTGGAGCTCGGGTTCGCGAGCGCCATCCGCCGGGAGTACGAGTGGCGGGTCTCCCGGGGCGAGTCGACACGCAACCTGGACGCCTTCGCCCACCTGACCCAGCGCCCGACCGACCCGGAGGACGCGGCGACCGGCTGA
- the mshA gene encoding D-inositol-3-phosphate glycosyltransferase — protein sequence MSYVNKLGRRSQTAPPRLRLHRRPRRVAMLSVHTSPLHQPGTGDAGGMNVYIVELAQRLAAINIEVEIFTRATTGGLPPVVELAPGVLVRHVDAGPYEGLAKEDLPAQLCAFTHGVMQAWAGHRPGYYDLVHSHYWLSGHVGWLAAQRWGAPLVHAMHTMAKVKNANLADGDTPEPAARVIGETQIVVAADRLIANTTEEAEELAHHYHADPGKVAVVHPGVNLDRFRPADGRAAARARLGLPQDALIPLFAGRIQPLKAPDVLLRAVAVLLDERPELRSRIVVPIVGGPSGSGLAKPEGLQKLAARLGVADVVRFRPPVGQEKLADWFRAASLLVVPSYSESFGLVAIEAQAAGTPVLAAAVGGLPVAVRDGETGFLVQGHDPARYARVLERFADGPELPARMGAAAAAHAQSFGWDTAAAATADVYAAAAQAHRRGVRSEHG from the coding sequence GTGAGCTACGTCAACAAGCTCGGGCGTCGCTCTCAGACCGCGCCGCCGCGGCTCAGACTCCACCGCCGTCCCCGCCGCGTCGCGATGCTCTCCGTCCACACCTCCCCGCTCCACCAGCCCGGCACCGGCGACGCCGGAGGCATGAACGTCTACATCGTCGAGCTCGCGCAGCGCCTCGCCGCGATCAACATCGAGGTCGAGATCTTCACGCGCGCGACGACCGGCGGCCTGCCGCCCGTCGTCGAGCTGGCCCCCGGGGTCCTCGTCCGGCACGTCGACGCGGGCCCCTACGAAGGCCTCGCCAAGGAGGACCTGCCGGCCCAGCTGTGCGCCTTCACGCACGGGGTGATGCAGGCCTGGGCGGGCCACCGCCCCGGCTACTACGACCTCGTGCACTCGCACTACTGGCTCTCCGGCCACGTGGGCTGGCTGGCCGCCCAGCGCTGGGGCGCACCGCTCGTGCACGCCATGCACACCATGGCCAAGGTCAAGAACGCCAACCTGGCCGACGGCGACACGCCCGAGCCCGCCGCCCGCGTCATCGGCGAGACCCAGATCGTCGTCGCCGCGGACCGCCTCATCGCCAACACGACGGAGGAGGCCGAGGAACTCGCCCACCACTACCACGCCGACCCCGGCAAGGTCGCCGTCGTGCACCCCGGCGTCAACCTCGACCGCTTCCGCCCCGCGGACGGCCGCGCCGCCGCCCGCGCCCGCCTGGGCCTGCCCCAGGACGCCCTGATCCCCCTCTTCGCGGGGCGCATCCAGCCGCTGAAGGCTCCGGACGTCCTGCTGCGCGCCGTCGCCGTCCTGCTCGACGAGCGCCCCGAGCTCCGCTCCCGCATCGTCGTGCCGATCGTCGGCGGCCCCAGCGGCAGCGGCCTCGCCAAACCGGAGGGGCTGCAGAAGCTGGCCGCACGGCTCGGCGTCGCCGACGTCGTACGGTTCCGGCCGCCGGTCGGCCAGGAAAAGCTCGCGGACTGGTTCCGGGCGGCGTCGCTGCTGGTCGTCCCCTCCTACAGCGAGTCCTTCGGCCTGGTCGCCATAGAGGCGCAGGCGGCCGGGACCCCCGTCCTCGCGGCCGCGGTCGGCGGCCTCCCGGTGGCCGTCCGCGACGGCGAGACGGGCTTCCTGGTGCAGGGCCACGATCCGGCCCGCTACGCGCGCGTGCTCGAGCGTTTCGCCGACGGCCCCGAACTCCCCGCCCGCATGGGCGCGGCCGCCGCCGCGCACGCCCAGTCCTTCGGCTGGGACACCGCCGCCGCCGCCACCGCGGACGTCTACGCGGCCGCGGCCCAGGCCCACCGCCGTGGCGTACGCTCCGAGCATGGGTGA
- a CDS encoding class I SAM-dependent methyltransferase, whose protein sequence is MTSRAPTRPVGAVTRGTTNPNRLRRMDRWIAATHGHDLRRAADPVAVDLGYGAAPWTAVELLERLRSVAPRARVVGVEIEPARVAAARPYERAGLVFRHGGFEIPVPQRPHLVRAANVLRQYDEGEVAAVWRRLCGRLAPADPVTGFRGGLLVEGTCDEIGRRHVWVALGPEGPRTVTFATRLGSLRRPSDLAERLPKALIHRNVPGEPVHAFLRDFDRAWAAAAPYASYGARQRWMRSVRDLTADWPVTDGPTRWRQGEVTVRWAALAPRD, encoded by the coding sequence ATGACGTCCCGCGCCCCGACCCGCCCCGTGGGCGCGGTCACGCGCGGCACGACGAACCCCAACCGGCTGCGCCGCATGGACCGCTGGATCGCCGCGACACACGGCCACGACCTGCGCCGGGCCGCCGATCCCGTCGCCGTCGACCTCGGTTACGGGGCCGCGCCCTGGACCGCCGTCGAGCTGCTGGAGCGACTGCGTTCCGTCGCGCCACGCGCGCGTGTCGTCGGCGTCGAGATCGAACCGGCCCGGGTGGCGGCCGCGCGGCCGTACGAGCGGGCGGGGCTGGTCTTCCGGCACGGCGGGTTCGAGATCCCGGTCCCCCAGCGGCCGCACCTGGTGCGCGCCGCCAACGTGCTGCGCCAGTACGACGAGGGCGAGGTCGCCGCGGTCTGGCGGCGGCTGTGCGGGCGGCTCGCGCCGGCCGATCCGGTGACCGGGTTCCGCGGCGGCCTGCTCGTCGAGGGGACCTGCGACGAGATCGGGCGCCGGCACGTGTGGGTGGCGCTGGGACCGGAAGGGCCCCGCACGGTCACGTTCGCGACCCGGCTGGGCTCCCTTCGGCGCCCCTCGGACCTCGCGGAGCGGCTGCCCAAGGCCCTGATCCACCGCAACGTGCCGGGCGAGCCCGTGCACGCCTTCCTGCGCGACTTCGACCGCGCCTGGGCGGCCGCCGCGCCGTACGCGTCGTACGGCGCCCGGCAGCGGTGGATGCGCTCGGTACGGGACCTGACGGCCGACTGGCCGGTGACGGACGGCCCGACGCGCTGGCGGCAGGGCGAGGTGACGGTGCGGTGGGCGGCGCTGGCGCCGCGGGACTGA
- a CDS encoding C40 family peptidase: protein MGTGKRGLLAAAVTVVCAVTVLGAPGTAFASPNPTPTPAPSAGSSAPALPSTATNKDLEAVRTQLEALYHDAAVATDAYNAAEEAAQKQSAEIVELAKKIVAGQKKLDDLKDRAGAAARAQYRTGGLPDEAQLMLSNDPSEFLDGAGRVRQGQRATKGLIGQLTQTQQDLEQYSKDASTQWQKLEAGRKTKAAAQKKIEKQIAAAEKLEAQLEKKEKERLEQLEAQVAQKAQSAWLDTGILKEIDSAASLKGRAAVQFATAQMGKPYVWGAEGPKSFDCSGLTSEAWKSAGQPIPRTSQEQWKQLPHVAVEDMRPGDLIIYFSDASHVAMYVGDGSIIHAPRPGRTVTLAGAGTMPILGVVRPDA, encoded by the coding sequence ATGGGAACGGGCAAGCGCGGCCTGCTCGCGGCAGCTGTGACCGTGGTCTGCGCGGTCACCGTGCTGGGGGCGCCCGGCACGGCGTTCGCCAGCCCGAACCCCACGCCAACGCCTGCGCCGTCGGCGGGTTCGTCGGCCCCCGCGCTTCCCTCGACCGCCACCAACAAGGACCTCGAGGCCGTCCGCACCCAGCTCGAAGCGCTCTACCACGACGCCGCGGTGGCCACCGACGCCTACAACGCGGCCGAGGAAGCGGCGCAGAAGCAGTCCGCGGAGATCGTCGAGCTGGCGAAGAAGATCGTCGCGGGCCAGAAGAAGCTGGACGATCTCAAGGACCGCGCCGGTGCCGCCGCCCGCGCCCAGTACCGCACGGGCGGCCTGCCCGACGAGGCGCAGCTGATGCTGAGCAACGATCCGTCGGAGTTCCTCGACGGCGCGGGCCGGGTCCGTCAGGGGCAGCGCGCGACCAAGGGCCTCATCGGTCAACTGACCCAGACCCAGCAGGACTTGGAGCAGTACTCCAAGGACGCCTCCACTCAGTGGCAGAAGCTGGAGGCGGGCCGCAAGACCAAGGCGGCGGCCCAGAAGAAGATCGAGAAGCAGATCGCCGCGGCGGAGAAGCTCGAGGCGCAGCTGGAGAAGAAGGAGAAGGAGCGCCTCGAGCAACTGGAGGCTCAGGTCGCGCAGAAGGCGCAGAGCGCCTGGCTGGACACCGGGATCCTCAAGGAGATCGACAGCGCGGCGTCCCTGAAGGGCAGGGCGGCCGTGCAGTTCGCCACCGCCCAGATGGGCAAGCCGTACGTGTGGGGCGCCGAGGGCCCGAAGAGCTTCGACTGCTCCGGCCTGACCTCCGAGGCCTGGAAGAGCGCCGGACAGCCGATACCCCGCACCTCGCAGGAACAGTGGAAGCAGTTGCCGCACGTCGCCGTCGAGGACATGCGCCCCGGCGACCTGATCATCTACTTCAGCGACGCCAGCCACGTCGCGATGTACGTGGGCGACGGCTCGATCATCCACGCCCCGCGCCCGGGCCGCACCGTCACGCTCGCGGGAGCGGGCACGATGCCGATCCTCGGGGTCGTCCGGCCGGACGCGTGA